Proteins found in one Streptomyces sp. CB09001 genomic segment:
- a CDS encoding DUF6421 family protein: protein MTEILVQVGVEGDVPPASRVVEHPAWPVLKDAVERIRPWQSKDGSIDFDAESAPGRAAAEDAVRSVTEAVRELSPLLPHDRAYHEALVTDLARWADGGFAVPDFLDSLLAFQPAANRADGLQHLVVFPMYTQNGNPDRNLEAVVLRMVWPDWLAELERTRYDNPLFCGITFEDFTAGYDTNSAVLFPETIAVREAPERFSWGGIFCDREAARFRRVTEAAVDLLGLELPEDVAAMVDDQKRCEEAFVLWDMVHDRTHSHGDLPFDPFMIKQRQPFWMYGLEELRCDLTAFKEAVKLEADGVPQARDVQYAVLFDRMFRFPVTGERVRNYDGLGGQLLFAYLHKHDVVRWTDNKLFIDWQRAPQVTNQLCAEIEKLYRDGIDRPKIVHWFAGYELVSTYLAPHPGSKWAKGPDALDLTLPPRKLVDDVLPDEFPLSMFYEALSKKLKKVIASTRGITAAADGAERAAA, encoded by the coding sequence ATGACGGAAATTCTTGTGCAGGTGGGTGTGGAGGGCGACGTTCCTCCGGCGAGCAGGGTGGTGGAGCACCCGGCGTGGCCCGTGCTCAAGGATGCCGTGGAGCGGATCCGGCCATGGCAGTCCAAGGACGGGTCGATCGACTTCGACGCCGAGAGTGCCCCCGGGCGGGCCGCCGCCGAGGACGCCGTACGCAGCGTCACCGAGGCCGTGCGCGAGCTGTCCCCGCTGCTGCCCCACGACCGCGCCTACCACGAGGCCCTGGTGACCGACCTCGCCCGCTGGGCCGACGGCGGCTTCGCGGTGCCCGACTTCCTCGACTCGCTGCTGGCCTTCCAGCCCGCCGCCAACCGCGCGGACGGCCTCCAGCACCTCGTCGTCTTCCCCATGTACACGCAGAACGGCAACCCGGACCGCAACCTCGAAGCGGTCGTCCTGCGCATGGTCTGGCCCGACTGGCTGGCGGAGCTGGAGCGCACCCGTTACGACAACCCGCTGTTCTGCGGCATCACCTTCGAGGACTTCACGGCCGGCTACGACACCAACTCGGCCGTCCTCTTCCCGGAGACCATCGCCGTGCGCGAGGCCCCCGAGCGCTTCTCCTGGGGCGGCATCTTCTGCGACCGGGAGGCCGCCCGCTTCCGCCGCGTCACGGAGGCCGCCGTGGATCTGCTGGGCCTGGAGCTGCCCGAGGACGTCGCCGCCATGGTCGACGACCAGAAGCGCTGCGAGGAGGCGTTCGTCCTGTGGGACATGGTCCACGACCGCACCCACAGCCACGGCGACCTGCCCTTCGACCCGTTCATGATCAAGCAGCGCCAGCCGTTCTGGATGTACGGCCTGGAGGAGCTGCGCTGCGACCTCACCGCCTTCAAGGAGGCCGTGAAGCTGGAGGCGGACGGCGTCCCGCAGGCCCGCGACGTGCAGTACGCGGTGCTCTTCGACCGCATGTTCCGCTTCCCGGTGACCGGCGAGCGGGTGCGCAACTACGACGGTCTCGGCGGCCAGCTGCTCTTCGCCTACCTGCACAAGCACGACGTCGTCCGCTGGACCGACAACAAACTCTTCATCGACTGGCAGCGCGCCCCGCAGGTCACCAACCAGCTGTGCGCCGAGATCGAGAAGCTCTACCGCGACGGCATCGACCGCCCCAAGATCGTCCACTGGTTCGCCGGCTACGAGCTGGTCTCGACCTACCTCGCCCCGCACCCGGGCTCGAAGTGGGCCAAGGGCCCCGACGCCCTGGACCTGACCCTGCCGCCGCGCAAACTCGTCGACGACGTGCTTCCGGACGAGTTTCCGCTGAGCATGTTCTACGAGGCCCTGTCCAAGAAGCTGAAGAAGGTGATCGCCTCGACCCGGGGCATCACCGCGGCCGCGGACGGCGCCGAGCGGGCCGCCGCGTGA
- a CDS encoding M56 family metallopeptidase, with protein sequence MILPAALLLLGALTAVLAPRLLARADWPDREPVVALWVWQCAVAAVIVCCALSMTLSAAAAWHAVGGPVFATAPGPVVEAYALGTSGLWADTTAVTLACGGLWSALMLAREVARARARRRLRRAELRHRAPLLPGEEPGPGRLVVLEGERPDAWWLPGAPPQLVVTTAALRRLEGRQLDAVLAHEKGHAQARHDWLLHCSAALADGFPQVPVFAGFRDEMHRLVELAADDVASRRFGRLTTALALVELNEDRGVFGPCPSGRAGGPQRVHRLLTPPNRLTAARRLRLTAAAALVPVVPVLLAFAPGLRALG encoded by the coding sequence ATGATTCTCCCCGCGGCACTGCTGCTGCTCGGTGCGCTGACCGCCGTGCTCGCCCCCAGGCTGCTCGCCCGGGCCGACTGGCCGGATCGCGAACCGGTGGTCGCCCTGTGGGTCTGGCAGTGCGCGGTGGCGGCGGTGATCGTGTGCTGCGCGCTGTCGATGACGTTGAGCGCGGCGGCGGCCTGGCACGCGGTGGGCGGCCCCGTCTTCGCGACCGCTCCCGGTCCGGTGGTCGAGGCCTACGCCCTCGGCACGTCCGGGCTCTGGGCGGACACGACGGCCGTCACGCTGGCCTGCGGCGGACTGTGGAGCGCGCTCATGCTGGCCCGGGAGGTGGCACGGGCCCGCGCCCGGCGGCGGCTGCGCCGCGCGGAACTCCGGCACCGCGCTCCGCTGCTGCCCGGCGAAGAGCCCGGCCCGGGGCGGCTCGTCGTACTGGAGGGTGAGCGGCCGGACGCCTGGTGGCTGCCCGGCGCTCCCCCGCAGCTGGTGGTCACCACCGCCGCCCTGCGTCGTCTCGAGGGGCGGCAACTGGACGCGGTGCTCGCCCACGAGAAGGGACACGCGCAGGCGCGGCACGACTGGCTGCTGCACTGTTCCGCCGCGCTGGCGGACGGGTTCCCGCAGGTTCCGGTCTTCGCCGGGTTCCGCGACGAGATGCACCGCCTGGTCGAACTCGCCGCCGACGACGTGGCCTCCCGCCGCTTCGGCCGCCTGACGACCGCCCTGGCACTGGTCGAACTCAACGAGGACCGCGGTGTCTTCGGTCCGTGCCCGTCGGGCCGGGCCGGCGGCCCGCAGCGGGTGCACCGCCTGCTCACCCCGCCGAACCGGCTGACGGCGGCCCGCAGGCTGCGGCTGACCGCGGCCGCGGCGCTGGTACCGGTGGTCCCGGTCCTGTTGGCGTTCGCACCGGGCCTGCGGGCGTTGGGCTAG
- a CDS encoding MarR family transcriptional regulator: protein MTATDGGAHDGGAGPGSGDGGTGPGGDTVAAVVRQWRAVHPDLDTGPMEIIGRINRCAALLQQAEDAPLRRAGLSRAEFDLLGALRRTGHELTPGELARETFSSGAAVTKRLKQLTERGLVERRGDTRDRRVAHVRLTDTGSDLVDGILPEQLAYESAVLSGVAGPRQGELAALLGGLLGQLEGRLDALRA from the coding sequence ATGACCGCAACCGACGGGGGAGCGCACGACGGGGGAGCCGGGCCCGGGTCCGGTGACGGCGGGACGGGGCCGGGCGGGGACACCGTGGCCGCGGTCGTACGTCAGTGGCGTGCCGTCCACCCGGACCTCGACACCGGGCCGATGGAGATCATCGGCCGGATCAACCGCTGCGCCGCCCTCCTCCAGCAGGCCGAGGACGCGCCGCTGCGCCGGGCGGGCCTCAGCCGTGCCGAGTTCGACCTGCTCGGCGCGCTGCGCCGTACCGGTCACGAGCTGACGCCGGGGGAGCTGGCCCGGGAGACCTTCTCCTCCGGCGCGGCCGTGACCAAGCGCCTCAAGCAGCTCACCGAGCGTGGCCTCGTCGAGCGGCGCGGCGACACCCGCGACCGCCGGGTCGCCCACGTCCGCCTCACGGACACCGGAAGCGACCTCGTCGACGGCATCCTTCCGGAACAGCTCGCCTACGAGTCTGCGGTCCTGTCCGGCGTGGCCGGGCCGCGGCAGGGTGAGCTGGCGGCGCTCCTCGGCGGGCTCCTCGGTCAGCTGGAGGGCCGTCTGGACGCGCTGCGGGCCTGA
- a CDS encoding VOC family protein has protein sequence MKLHEPVTGGPCWAELGTTDLEAAKRFYTGVFGWRPETDPRQRAGGYTIARIDDAPVAALTPLYQQGQPVAWNVSFAVRDADAAVRQVTAAGGVALQGPADVFDAGRFAVAADPTGAVFQLWQGRSFPGAGLFNAPGSLGWVELLTREPDRAADFYTTVFGWSVGASDRYPQWGIDGADFGGMVTMDDKFPHEVPAHWLPYFAVADVDTVASDTTDGGGTVLMEPTSVPDGPRIAVLRDPQGAMFGVYRAGDER, from the coding sequence ATGAAGCTCCACGAACCGGTGACCGGCGGGCCCTGCTGGGCGGAGCTGGGGACCACCGACCTGGAGGCGGCCAAGCGGTTCTACACCGGGGTGTTCGGCTGGCGTCCCGAGACGGACCCGCGGCAGCGGGCGGGCGGCTACACGATCGCCCGGATCGACGACGCGCCGGTCGCCGCCCTGACGCCGCTGTACCAGCAGGGGCAGCCGGTGGCGTGGAACGTGTCGTTCGCCGTGCGCGACGCGGACGCGGCCGTACGGCAGGTGACGGCGGCCGGCGGGGTGGCCCTGCAGGGGCCCGCGGACGTCTTCGACGCGGGCCGCTTCGCGGTGGCCGCCGATCCGACCGGGGCGGTGTTCCAGTTGTGGCAGGGACGCTCGTTCCCCGGGGCCGGACTCTTCAACGCGCCCGGCTCGCTGGGCTGGGTGGAGCTGCTGACCCGGGAGCCCGACCGGGCCGCCGACTTCTACACGACGGTGTTCGGCTGGAGCGTCGGCGCCTCGGACCGCTATCCGCAGTGGGGGATCGACGGGGCGGACTTCGGCGGCATGGTGACGATGGACGACAAGTTCCCGCACGAGGTCCCGGCGCACTGGCTGCCGTACTTCGCGGTGGCGGACGTGGACACCGTCGCGTCCGACACGACGGACGGCGGCGGCACCGTGCTCATGGAGCCGACCTCCGTGCCCGACGGGCCGCGCATCGCGGTGCTGCGGGACCCGCAGGGCGCGATGTTCGGCGTGTACCGGGCGGGCGACGAGCGCTGA
- a CDS encoding SDR family NAD(P)-dependent oxidoreductase, giving the protein MGNGALDGAVIAVAGAGGPAGRAALLRLAEAGATVVGADNDPERLAEAVDAARYAHGGATVTGETVDLLDLDSTRAWADRTEQEFGHVDGVVHLVGGWRGSKTFTKTELGDWDLLEKLLVRTVQHTSLAFHEALQRSDRGRYVLISAAGASSPTAGNAAYSAAKAAAEAWTLAMADYFRKAGGEQGPTSAAAILVVKALVHDAMRAERPNAKFAGFTDVRDLAEAVAGVWAKPAAEVNGNRLWLTEKP; this is encoded by the coding sequence ATGGGGAACGGGGCGCTCGACGGCGCGGTGATCGCGGTGGCCGGGGCGGGCGGACCCGCCGGACGGGCCGCCCTGCTGCGGCTCGCCGAGGCGGGTGCGACCGTCGTCGGCGCGGACAACGACCCGGAGCGGCTGGCCGAGGCGGTGGACGCGGCACGCTACGCGCACGGCGGTGCCACCGTCACCGGCGAGACGGTCGACCTGCTGGACCTGGACTCCACCCGGGCCTGGGCCGACCGCACCGAGCAGGAGTTCGGCCACGTCGACGGGGTGGTCCACCTCGTGGGCGGCTGGCGCGGCAGCAAGACCTTCACCAAGACCGAACTCGGCGACTGGGACCTCCTGGAGAAGCTGCTCGTCCGCACCGTGCAGCACACCTCCCTCGCCTTCCACGAGGCGCTCCAGCGCAGCGACCGCGGCCGCTACGTCCTGATCAGCGCCGCCGGCGCGTCCAGCCCCACCGCGGGCAACGCCGCCTACTCGGCCGCCAAGGCCGCCGCGGAGGCGTGGACGCTGGCCATGGCGGACTACTTCCGCAAGGCGGGGGGCGAGCAGGGGCCGACGTCGGCGGCTGCGATCCTGGTGGTCAAGGCGTTGGTGCACGACGCGATGCGCGCCGAGCGCCCCAACGCGAAGTTCGCGGGCTTCACGGACGTGCGTGACCTCGCCGAGGCCGTCGCCGGTGTCTGGGCGAAGCCCGCCGCGGAAGTGAACGGAAACCGTCTGTGGCTGACCGAGAAGCCGTGA
- a CDS encoding FUSC family protein has translation MSSATPTSGTSTARRLSLAGVLRLRRPSEIWFKPALSSVAAVAPPNLLLLAFGRLDLAMYTMAGSLCALYAHNRPYAARARTLAWVVLGMLAGVAAALVTASLTRNAVVLVTVGALLAAVQKVLCDATRVGPPGNVVLTFISSAALFVPQTLAQVPAHLALAAAAGAWAWLVGMAPAPVRPHGPERRATAQALNAAAAYAAAHGTGAGEDHASARAAGYAAVQAAWQTLPALPSTGARAATRHALERLVVRAEVALAAPADTDPERLRAWAHALRGGGRIPRTGDAPEDTDELLGVDAELAARPAPLWQRLGPLTPIAARTALGCALAGYASLALGIGRPYWALVTAAALYQANVTLTWSRAVQRVVGNLAGVLAFAAIAPLAHLGQALLVLCCLALNFGAEALITRNYWLGSVCVTPMALLVTEFAGYQAPGDLMTERTVDTLVGALVGFLAAVVVTNRRAGNRVEQAVTAADSARERAARLLAEPDPAPGVLEAARRSLAAALTDLRAIADGAAGEWWGRALPQERVVLAEQAGHRTLAEAVRRQATRPDRGVSTRTEDVRP, from the coding sequence ATGAGCAGTGCGACCCCCACCTCCGGCACCTCGACGGCCCGACGTCTGTCCCTGGCAGGCGTGCTGCGCCTGCGCCGGCCCTCCGAGATCTGGTTCAAGCCCGCCCTGAGTTCGGTCGCCGCGGTCGCCCCTCCCAACCTCCTCCTGCTGGCGTTCGGCCGGCTCGACCTGGCGATGTACACCATGGCCGGGTCCCTGTGCGCGCTCTACGCCCACAACCGCCCCTACGCCGCCCGGGCCCGCACCCTGGCGTGGGTCGTGCTCGGCATGCTCGCCGGCGTAGCCGCCGCGCTGGTCACCGCCTCCCTCACCCGGAACGCCGTCGTCCTCGTCACCGTCGGCGCCCTGCTGGCCGCCGTGCAGAAGGTCCTGTGCGACGCCACCCGCGTCGGCCCGCCGGGCAACGTGGTCCTGACCTTCATCAGCTCCGCCGCCCTCTTCGTCCCGCAGACCCTCGCCCAGGTCCCCGCCCACCTGGCGCTGGCCGCCGCCGCGGGCGCCTGGGCCTGGCTCGTCGGCATGGCACCCGCCCCGGTCCGTCCGCACGGCCCGGAACGCCGGGCCACCGCCCAGGCCCTGAACGCGGCAGCCGCGTACGCCGCCGCCCACGGCACCGGCGCGGGCGAGGACCACGCCTCCGCCCGCGCCGCCGGGTACGCCGCCGTACAGGCCGCCTGGCAGACGCTGCCGGCCCTGCCGTCCACCGGCGCCCGCGCCGCCACCCGGCACGCCCTGGAACGCCTCGTCGTCCGCGCCGAGGTAGCCCTCGCCGCCCCCGCCGACACCGACCCGGAGCGGCTGCGCGCCTGGGCCCACGCCCTGCGCGGCGGCGGCCGGATCCCCCGCACCGGCGACGCCCCGGAGGACACCGACGAACTGCTCGGCGTGGACGCCGAACTCGCCGCCCGCCCCGCGCCCCTGTGGCAACGGCTCGGCCCGCTGACCCCGATCGCCGCCCGCACGGCGCTCGGCTGCGCGCTGGCCGGGTACGCCTCCCTCGCCCTCGGCATCGGCCGCCCCTACTGGGCCCTGGTCACCGCCGCCGCGCTCTACCAGGCCAACGTCACCCTGACCTGGAGCCGGGCCGTGCAGCGCGTGGTCGGCAACCTCGCCGGGGTGCTGGCCTTCGCCGCCATAGCCCCGCTCGCCCACCTCGGGCAGGCGCTGCTCGTCCTGTGCTGCCTCGCCCTGAACTTCGGCGCCGAGGCCCTCATCACCCGCAACTACTGGCTCGGCAGCGTCTGCGTGACCCCGATGGCCCTGCTCGTCACCGAGTTCGCCGGGTACCAGGCCCCCGGCGACCTGATGACCGAGCGGACCGTGGACACCCTCGTCGGCGCCCTGGTCGGTTTCCTCGCCGCCGTCGTCGTCACCAACCGGCGCGCCGGGAACCGCGTCGAACAGGCGGTGACCGCGGCCGACAGCGCCCGGGAACGCGCCGCGCGCCTCCTCGCCGAGCCCGACCCCGCCCCCGGCGTCCTGGAGGCCGCCCGCCGGTCCCTGGCCGCCGCGCTGACCGACCTGCGGGCCATCGCCGACGGGGCGGCCGGCGAATGGTGGGGACGCGCACTGCCCCAGGAGAGGGTCGTGCTCGCCGAGCAGGCCGGACACCGTACGCTCGCCGAGGCGGTGCGACGCCAGGCAACGCGTCCGGACCGGGGCGTGAGCACGAGAACGGAGGACGTACGGCCATGA
- a CDS encoding GNAT family N-acetyltransferase, giving the protein MDTAASPLTYRDATDADVDAIVALIESAYRGDSSRAGWTTEADILQGQRTDPQGVLEVVKAPDSRLLTVERDGGIVACCQLEHRGAHAYFGMFAVSPALQGGGLGRAIIAEAERQARTTWGVTEMHMTVISVREDLIAWYERRGYRRTGEMTPFPYGDERFGIPQRDDLRFELLVKPLV; this is encoded by the coding sequence ATGGACACCGCCGCCAGCCCACTGACCTACCGTGACGCCACCGACGCCGACGTGGACGCGATCGTGGCGCTCATAGAGTCCGCGTACCGGGGCGACTCCAGCCGGGCCGGGTGGACCACCGAGGCGGACATCCTCCAGGGGCAGCGCACCGACCCCCAGGGCGTGCTGGAGGTCGTCAAGGCGCCGGACAGCCGTCTGCTGACGGTGGAGCGGGACGGCGGGATCGTGGCCTGCTGCCAGCTCGAGCACCGCGGGGCGCACGCCTACTTCGGGATGTTCGCCGTCAGCCCGGCGCTCCAGGGCGGGGGACTGGGCAGGGCGATCATCGCGGAGGCGGAGCGGCAGGCCCGCACGACGTGGGGCGTCACGGAGATGCACATGACCGTGATCTCCGTGCGCGAGGACCTCATCGCCTGGTACGAGCGCCGCGGCTACCGCCGCACGGGAGAGATGACCCCCTTCCCGTACGGCGACGAGCGCTTCGGCATCCCGCAGCGCGACGACCTCCGGTTCGAGCTGCTGGTCAAGCCCCTGGTGTGA
- a CDS encoding low specificity L-threonine aldolase, which translates to MNPPKTDARRHHDPEVRGFASDNYAGAHPEVLAALALANGGHQVAYGEDDYTENLQRVIRSHFGSGAEAFPVFNGTGANVVALQAVTDRWGAVICAESAHINVDEGGAPERMGGLKLLTVPTPDGKLTPELIDRQAYGWDDEHRAMPQVVSITQSTELGTLYTPDEIRAICEHAHAHGMKVHLDGSRIANAAASLDVPMRTFTNAVGVDLLSLGGTKNGALFGEAVVVLNRDAVRHMKHLRKLSMQLASKMRFVSVQLEALLAKDLWLRNARHSNEMAQRLAEGVRAVHGVEILYPVQANAVFARLPHDVSERLQKRFRFYFWDEAAGDVRWMCAFDTTEDDVDAFVAALKEETAR; encoded by the coding sequence GTGAACCCCCCGAAGACCGACGCGCGTCGCCATCACGACCCCGAGGTCCGCGGTTTCGCCAGTGACAACTACGCCGGCGCCCACCCCGAGGTGCTCGCCGCCCTGGCGCTGGCCAACGGCGGGCACCAGGTCGCGTACGGCGAGGACGACTACACCGAGAACCTCCAGCGCGTGATCCGCAGCCACTTCGGCTCCGGCGCCGAGGCGTTCCCGGTCTTCAACGGCACCGGCGCCAACGTCGTCGCGCTCCAGGCGGTCACCGACCGCTGGGGTGCGGTGATCTGCGCCGAGAGCGCGCACATCAACGTCGACGAAGGCGGCGCCCCCGAACGCATGGGCGGCCTCAAGCTGCTCACCGTCCCCACCCCGGACGGCAAGCTCACGCCCGAGCTGATCGACCGGCAGGCATACGGCTGGGACGACGAGCACCGCGCGATGCCGCAGGTCGTCTCGATCACCCAGAGCACCGAGCTGGGCACCCTCTACACGCCCGACGAGATCCGCGCCATCTGCGAGCACGCCCACGCGCACGGCATGAAGGTGCACCTGGACGGCTCCCGGATAGCCAACGCCGCCGCCTCGCTGGACGTCCCCATGCGGACGTTCACCAACGCGGTCGGCGTTGACCTCCTCTCGCTCGGCGGCACCAAGAACGGCGCCCTGTTCGGCGAGGCGGTCGTGGTGCTGAACCGGGACGCGGTGCGCCACATGAAGCACCTGCGCAAACTGTCCATGCAGCTCGCCTCCAAGATGCGCTTCGTGTCCGTGCAGCTGGAGGCGCTGCTCGCCAAGGACCTGTGGCTGCGCAACGCCCGGCACTCCAACGAGATGGCCCAGCGCCTGGCCGAGGGTGTGCGCGCCGTGCACGGCGTGGAGATCCTCTACCCGGTGCAGGCCAACGCGGTCTTCGCCCGGCTGCCGCACGACGTGAGCGAGCGCCTGCAGAAGCGGTTCCGCTTCTACTTCTGGGACGAGGCCGCGGGTGACGTGCGCTGGATGTGCGCCTTCGACACCACCGAGGACGACGTCGACGCGTTCGTGGCCGCGCTCAAGGAGGAGACGGCGCGCTGA
- a CDS encoding phosphatase PAP2 family protein, with product MQTPPVDSPPAPPQPRTALRVTWVLTVCSALLLSLVAVEWRPLVRLDEDIAGTTHRWAVEEGGLTHVMRILTDWVWDTWTMRLLCAVVVLWLWWRRADRWTAVWLGATCLLGSLLQQALKAAVDRPRPVWSDPVDSAHYAAFPSGHAMTATFVCGLLVWLLHHYDAGRALRRTGLAVAVVSVAGVGVTRVWLGVHWATDVLGGWLLGGLVVALAVLVHRRLHP from the coding sequence ATGCAGACGCCGCCGGTCGACTCCCCGCCCGCCCCGCCGCAGCCACGCACCGCCCTCCGCGTCACCTGGGTACTGACCGTGTGCTCCGCGCTCCTGCTCTCCCTGGTGGCCGTCGAATGGCGCCCGTTGGTGCGGCTGGACGAGGACATCGCCGGCACGACCCACCGCTGGGCCGTCGAGGAAGGCGGCCTCACACACGTCATGCGGATCCTCACCGACTGGGTGTGGGACACCTGGACGATGCGCCTGCTGTGTGCGGTGGTGGTGCTGTGGCTGTGGTGGCGCCGGGCGGACCGGTGGACGGCGGTCTGGCTGGGAGCGACCTGTCTGCTGGGCAGCCTGCTGCAACAGGCCCTCAAGGCGGCGGTGGACCGCCCCCGCCCGGTCTGGTCCGACCCCGTGGACTCCGCGCACTACGCGGCCTTCCCCTCCGGGCACGCCATGACCGCGACGTTCGTGTGCGGCCTGCTGGTGTGGCTGCTCCACCACTACGACGCCGGGCGCGCCCTGCGCCGTACCGGCCTGGCCGTCGCCGTGGTCTCCGTGGCGGGGGTCGGCGTCACCCGGGTGTGGCTCGGCGTCCACTGGGCCACGGACGTGCTCGGCGGCTGGCTCCTGGGGGGCCTGGTCGTGGCGCTCGCGGTGCTGGTGCACCGGCGCCTGCATCCGTGA
- a CDS encoding glycerophosphodiester phosphodiesterase family protein, with amino-acid sequence MNFLTIGHRGAMGVEPENTLRSFVAAEQAGLDVVELDLHLSKDGALVVMHDADVDRTTDGTGAIADKTLEELRALDAGRGEQIPVFEEVLDAVSVPLQAEIKDAAAARLLADVMLRRDLVDRVEVISFHDEAIVEIARLVPGVRTALVAQYYGPEVVDRAVQAGARTLCLDINRVTLEIVHKARKAGLRVFCWTVNTQDHLRLVRALGLDGATTDYPEIKRTGRFTA; translated from the coding sequence TTGAACTTCCTCACCATCGGTCACCGCGGAGCGATGGGTGTCGAACCCGAGAACACCCTGCGCTCCTTCGTCGCCGCCGAGCAGGCCGGCCTCGACGTCGTCGAACTGGACCTGCATCTGAGCAAGGACGGCGCGCTCGTCGTCATGCACGACGCGGACGTGGACCGCACCACCGACGGCACCGGTGCGATCGCCGACAAGACGCTGGAGGAGCTGCGTGCGCTGGACGCCGGCCGCGGGGAGCAGATCCCGGTCTTCGAAGAGGTGCTGGACGCCGTCTCGGTACCGTTGCAGGCCGAGATCAAGGACGCGGCGGCCGCGCGACTCCTCGCCGACGTGATGCTCCGCCGGGACCTGGTGGACCGGGTGGAGGTGATCTCGTTCCACGACGAGGCCATCGTCGAGATCGCCCGGCTGGTGCCGGGGGTACGGACCGCCCTGGTGGCGCAGTACTACGGCCCCGAGGTCGTGGACCGCGCCGTGCAGGCGGGCGCCCGGACCCTGTGTCTGGACATCAACAGGGTCACGCTGGAGATCGTGCACAAGGCCCGCAAGGCGGGACTGCGGGTCTTCTGCTGGACCGTGAACACCCAGGACCACCTGCGCCTGGTGCGCGCCCTGGGCCTGGACGGCGCGACGACCGACTACCCGGAGATCAAACGCACCGGCCGCTTCACCGCCTGA
- a CDS encoding glyoxalase superfamily protein produces MVHVLSSRTLLRPTDPDRSRAFYGDQLGLAVHREFGTGPERGTVYFLGGGFLEVSGRSDAPLTPGLALWLQVEDAAAAHEELAAKGVAIVRPPVKEPWGLVEMWIADPDGTRIVLVEVPAEHPLRLRPGI; encoded by the coding sequence ATGGTGCACGTACTCAGCAGCCGGACCCTGCTCCGCCCCACCGATCCCGACCGCTCCCGCGCCTTCTACGGCGACCAGCTCGGCCTCGCCGTCCACCGGGAGTTCGGCACCGGTCCGGAGCGGGGCACCGTCTACTTCCTCGGCGGCGGTTTCCTGGAGGTCTCCGGGCGCTCCGACGCTCCCCTCACCCCCGGGCTCGCCCTGTGGCTCCAGGTCGAGGACGCGGCGGCTGCCCACGAGGAACTGGCTGCCAAGGGGGTCGCGATCGTGCGACCGCCGGTCAAGGAGCCGTGGGGGCTGGTGGAGATGTGGATCGCGGATCCGGACGGCACTCGGATCGTGCTGGTGGAGGTGCCCGCGGAGCATCCGCTGCGCCTCCGGCCCGGGATCTGA
- a CDS encoding DUF5134 domain-containing protein, whose product MHGPASPGWLLVALCAATGAYCLLRMRSGVEEQRRAAGGEALMGFGMAAMAVPAAVFTPPGWVWPAYAVVFGAAGLRALWAARSGRHHLHHLVGAAAMVYMAVVMAASPAHGHAHGASGTPVLTGALLLYFTGYVLLTGVRLIPVVAVAGSGPGAPSVPAPGGGAGADGRAAAGWGDRPELARACRLSMAIAMLAMLLPL is encoded by the coding sequence GTGCACGGACCGGCGTCACCCGGATGGCTGCTGGTCGCGCTGTGCGCGGCGACCGGCGCCTACTGCCTGCTGCGGATGCGCAGCGGTGTCGAGGAGCAGCGCCGGGCCGCGGGCGGCGAGGCCCTCATGGGGTTCGGCATGGCCGCCATGGCCGTACCCGCGGCGGTCTTCACCCCGCCGGGCTGGGTCTGGCCCGCCTACGCGGTGGTGTTCGGCGCCGCGGGACTGCGGGCGTTGTGGGCGGCCCGGTCGGGACGCCACCACCTGCACCACCTCGTGGGAGCCGCGGCGATGGTCTACATGGCGGTGGTGATGGCCGCCTCCCCCGCCCACGGGCACGCGCACGGCGCGTCGGGCACACCGGTGCTGACCGGGGCGCTGCTGCTCTACTTCACGGGATACGTGCTGCTGACCGGCGTGCGTCTGATACCCGTCGTGGCGGTGGCGGGGAGCGGTCCGGGTGCACCATCCGTGCCCGCGCCCGGGGGCGGTGCGGGGGCCGACGGCCGTGCGGCGGCCGGGTGGGGCGACCGGCCGGAGCTGGCGCGGGCCTGCCGGCTCTCCATGGCGATCGCGATGCTGGCCATGCTGCTCCCCCTGTGA